Genomic window (Flavobacterium oreochromis):
ACCAAATAAAAAGAATGAATAATCGGAAAGGAATGCAATTGATACTCCCTTATGAATTAAAAATAAATTAACACTTTATAGAAAATCCGTTTTAATACTAAAGCGGATTTTTTTATGTATTTTTGTTGGTAAACTATAAACAAAAATAGTTTTACAACATAAAATTTCAAAAAGATTATAAAATGAAAAAGAAAATTTTTATAGGTATTGGAGCGTCCTTACTAGTTATAGTTGGAGTTTTAGCCTGCATTCCATTATTTTTTAAAGATACGATAAAGACCAAAATTCAAGAAACCATTAATGAAAATCTAAACGCAAAAGTATCTTTTGCTGATGCGGATATAAGTTTATTTAAAAGTTTCCCAAAAGCTACCATTTCCCTAGAAAAATTCATCATCATTAACCATGCTCCTTTCGAAGGAGATACACTTGTGGCATTTGACGAATTAAATTTAAAAATGTCCGTAGCTGAACTCTGGAAAGACAAAAAAGAGCCTATGTCATTAGAAGCTATTACTATTAAAAATGGATTAGCAAATATCCTTTTTAATAAGGATGGTAAAGGTAATTTTGATATCGCAAAAAAACGAACGAACCTTCTTCTACTACTGAAAAAAGTGAACCTTTTTCAATGAACATTCAAAATTATGCTGTTGAAAACTTCCGTTTTAAATACTATGATGAGCGTTCAAAAATTAAAATGGTTTTAGACAGTATTCAACATAGCGGAAAAGGTGATTTTGGCTCTCAAAAACTAGATTTAGATACTCAATCTGCTGCTAAAGTTTCTCTTGATATGGATAAAATGAACTATATGAATAATGTAGTTATTACACTGGATGCTGTATTAGGAATCGATCTATCTGCTAACAAATATACTTTTAAAGAAAATAAAGCGAAGATAAATGAACTTCCTCTTGAATTTAATGGTTTTGTACAAATGCTACAAGGGGAACAACTTTACGATTTAAGTTTTAGAACACCTACTTCTTCCTTTAAAAACTTCTTAGGACTTGTTCCTGCTCAATATGCTGGCAATCTGGAAACTGTAAAAACTTCTGGTGATTTTACAATAAATGGAAAAGTAAAAGGAAAACTAAAAGAAAATATAATTCCTACTTTTAAT
Coding sequences:
- a CDS encoding AsmA family protein, translated to MKKKIFIGIGASLLVIVGVLACIPLFFKDTIKTKIQETINENLNAKVSFADADISLFKSFPKATISLEKFIIINHAPFEGDTLVAFDELNLKMSVAELWKDKKEPMSLEAITIKNGLANILFNKDGKGNFDIAKKRTNLLLLLKKVNLFQ